The sequence below is a genomic window from Anopheles cruzii chromosome 3, idAnoCruzAS_RS32_06, whole genome shotgun sequence.
AGTTGTTCCCATTGTCACCCGTAATTAGTAGTACGGTGCGCAGGTCATTGTGTCATCCAGTGTGTCTTAACCAACGTGCAAATCAAACTCCCGGGAtggccacccagccacccctGCGTGCGGCAGTCACCGATCAGCTCAGTAAGCGTTATTCCCCGCAATGGTGAAGGTCGAACAGTCAAACGTCGGTAGACAGTGCGCTTCGGAAGAACAAGTCGCGGCCAGGGTCGCACGCAAGTAGCGAAAACCCGGCCCCGACCGTGGGCCATACTCACAGttgcgccggccgccgtcatGCGAGCTAGAGGATGAGGATGGCGATGAAGAGTTGGAGGAGGATGAAGCATTGGCAGAGGATGCAATGATGTCCTTATTGCTATCGTAAATGTTACTAGAGTGGTGTTCGATGTGTTTGTTGGCACCGCCACGACTACTGTTCGTACCGTTGTTGCTACCGAGCTCGCCGCTCGCCTGCCGTTCGGTACtgtccgtgtcgtcgtccCTACTGGCTGGTTGGCTCTCTGCCCGCGGGTGGCAGTGCAAATTATTCGACGTTTTCGATTCGGAGCCGGATTTTTGACACGGACACACCAACGCACATATAATTGCACGTAGTTTGCATCCGATGAAGCAGGttgcaaaaccaaaccaagaaCGGCACACCATGGCAGCAAGGGTGCAAGGGTACGCGATTCGAACCGGAGCccggcaccgaaaaagaaaaaaagaaaaaataaataaatagagaaaatgataaaacgtaaaaaggaaaatcgaaaactcGCCAGGGAACATAAAATGAACttataaataaatcaacaacGGCACACAACTGGCGCGTGACGGAGAGAGAACAACGGAGCagaaagataaaacaaaagaCAACAATAGAGTCCGGCGGCGCTTGAACGCTGAAGCTGCGTTCCATTAGCGATGTCCCTGCCGCGAGACGTGGTAATGCACCGACGCGCGgacatttaaaattcattaaaagcgaacacacagcgaaaaaataaaaacagacatcgcaaaacaagcaaacaagtgaacatgaataaataaaacgtgATGTACGCCGTGGTTGACGGGACATGGCTTTGTCCGGTGCCGTTGGAGCAGTGGTTGGTGGTTTCCCGTGGCGCTCCCGTGggtcgattgtttttcttatcacgTTGACCTTTGAGCGTCCAAAGTGTCCACTTTGCCACCCGGTGTTGTGTTGGTAGGTGTTTCTTTGTAGGAAAGGGGATGTCTCAATTAACACTAAGCCGTGCACTTACCGTCTTCAACACACATAAGGCTGTCGCTCATCAGCTTCAGGCCGGTGGGGCACGCGCAGGAGATCTTCGGACTGCTGGCGCTGATTTGGGGTGCCGGTAGGCACAGATGCGAACAGTGGCCGTTCACCGCTTGACAGTGGTTCACACCGTCCGGCTGCCGGTAGGGATGGTACACGTGAATCGTCATCGGGTGTTGGAGCTATAGCGGGAAGATAGCGGAGGCTTTGTAGACGCTTGGGTTGATGGTGAACGTTTACGCACGCAATTACCATATGCATCGCCGTCACCGGTTCCACGTCTTTGCCGGTGAACTTGTTCGCCTTGAAGACGGCCTCCTTGTCCCAGTCGGTCCAGTAGATGTGATCCTCGAAGGTGGTGATCGAAAACGGATGCCGCAGGTAGTCGGCTGAGTAGAGGATAACGGTACGCTGGGAGCCATCGTAGTTGCAAGACGAAATGACGTTTAGCTTGGCATCAacctgtatgtgtgtgtgtgggataGTTCAAGGTGTGAGTATGCTAAAGGGGATCCTTTCGTTCCTAACGTCGCCTTCAACTCACCCAGTAAACTCGTTTGCGAACCAAATCGAGGGTGATGCCGTTGGGCCACTTGACTTCATAGCTTACGATGACCTGCCGGTGAGTCCCGTCCATGCCGGCGCGCTCGATTCTCGGCGTCGTACCCCAGTCGGACCAGTACATCCATCTGTCGAAACATACCGTTACGGAGATGTCTGACACGAGGCACCACAGCTTGGTGACTTGGCCACTTACCCTTCGATTGGATCTAAAGCGATAGCCCGTGGAATTTCGAGGTCGTCCTGGATCAAAACCTTGCCCATATTGCCATCGAAGTTGGTCAACTCGATGGTGGACTTCTTGATGTCGGTGAAGTAGATGTGGTTGTAGATCCAGTCAACGGCCAATCCATCGGACGTAACCAGCTGATCCTTCACGACGACCGTCTTGTCCGAACCCTCATCAATCGGTGCTCTAGAGGTGAACaggagaagaaaattgaagaCCAATGATTGAGGAACCACCTGGCCACCGTCCTGCACTTACTTGTAGATGCGCCGCTCGGACACATCGCTCCAGTAGATCATGCCGGTCCGGAAGACGAAGTCGAGTGCCGTCGCCGATTTGGTATCGTTGACGATCGATGTCATCTCACGGTGGTCTAGTGAAATCTTGCGGATATCGTGACGCCGGGCAAAGAGCAGCGAAGCATGCCCTTCCGTGGCCTTGCAGCGCGTGTGGTCGCGCGGATCGCGCAGATAGCCCTCCACGCACTCGCACTTGAACGTGCCGATCTCGTTGGTGCAGTTCTGCGAACACGATCCGGGCTCTTCGCACTCGTCGATATCGACGCAGGTCTTATTGTCCGACAATTTAAAGCCTGGCTTGCAGTCGCAGTAGTACCCGGCGGGCGTATCGACGCACTGCTGCGAACAACCTCCGTTGTTCTCGAGGCACTCGTTTTTGCCACACTTGTCGGCCGGCTCGTCCTGGAACATCGGGCAATCGGGCTTCTTGTCGCACACTTTCGACAGCGGTATAcacatgccgccgccgcagtcgAACTCCGTCTTGCTGTTACACTTCGCACTGTTGGTGCTACCTGTTAGTGGACACAAAAAACTTGACTTTAGCCCTGCGGATGTATTGCTGTGAGCATACtccagttttatttttactggAAATCCCTTCAAACAGTTAATGATAATTTTTCGGAAATTTTACGAACTTAGTGGTTATTCTGTGTGTCAATTTTGAGTGGCAATATTGAGTGGCAATTTTGATGTGCACTTCTTGGTACTGGACGCTTTTGGCTGTAATTGTAACCGAGGCTAGAAACGCCTAAACATTTCTGAAAAAGATTCACATCAAAGTTCTGGTCCACCCAGTCCTGCGGTTCGGTTGGATTTTGGCCTAGTCCTACGAGTGTTTCGGATAGATTGACAGAGATCATTTACTTTTGCCCCAAATCAACGTTATTCACAGAATGCGTTAATCGCTCTGGTGTTCTAAGAATAATTTAAAGGTCAGTTCAAATCTACGTTGGGCTAAAGTGTTTTCCCATTGCAGAGTTTAAAGGTCAGTTCAATTCTGCGTTGGGCCAAAGTGTTTTCCCATTGCTCAGGCTTTGCCTTGCATAATTTCTCGGTGGGAGCTCACtttattaataattttgaaatgaaaaagagaTAACCTTTTTGGAGAAAATCAGTTTGGATCCACAGGTTGAAGTGGAtcaaaaagaagcaaacagcCGCTAGTGCGCAACATGAATGCGTAGAGAATCTCTTTTTTTAAGTCCTACGTAATGTTCCAACTTACCGCCACAGTTGAGCTCGTCACTGCCATCGGGGCAATCCTTCTTGCCGTTGCAGAAAAAGTGGCCGTTGATGCAGATTCGGTCCTTTTTGCACTGGAACTGATCCGAGCGGCAGGTGACGTTGCTGCATACGGGCAGCATCTCATCGTCTCCTTTCGGGCAGTCCTTTTCGCCGTCACAGATCCAGCTGCGATGGATGCAAGTCACCCGATCATTACACTGGTACTCCATCGGCAGGCAGGTGCTGGctattggcggcggcggactgGCGCAACCCTAGCGGATTAATGGAGTAACAATAACGCACAAATGTGTCATTCATTCCGAGCAGTGTTGGAAAATGGAGTTTCGGTAGCTGACCGTCCACTTACCCGTTCGTCGGAACCATCCGGACAGTCGGTTTCACCGTCGCAGCGCCACTTGCTGGTGATGCAGTAGTTTTCGGCGCACGAGAACTGCTTCTGGGGATCGCAGGTCGTCGGCTGGCAGCTCCGCTCGTCACTTCCGTCGCCGCAGTCATCATCGCGATCGCAAACCCAGCGTTTCTGGATACAGCGGCCGTTGGCACAGGTGAACTCGTCAGAGCGGCACGTTTCGTCTACAGAAAATAGGTGGCAAAACGTGATGAAAATATGTTCACTTTAAAGCAAAACCAACTTAAAGTAAGTTGCCCTGCTTCGATGTTGTGCGGCTTTTCGAATAACTGAACGAGGCGTCTGTGTTGAAGTTCAATTTTGGTTGTCAATAAACAGTTCGTTAGTAAATATGATGCTGAGTTCATTTGAATCCGCCAACCGGCTTCAACCGTCCTCCGACCGTGTCAACCGAGACAGTTTTAACAAATCTATTTTTTCTAAGTATTTGCGAAGCGATGCGTTTATTAAGAGTTTTCATTATTGACTTTACTCATTATTGACTTGAGACAGACCAACAAACAAGCACTTCATCTTTGAGGATTGATATTTTTTACCAAACAATTTGACAGATCGATTTTTTCATCCCGGCGGACCTCACTGCGGAACGTTCTTCAAAGTGCTGTCCTGCGTGGCAATGCATGACCCTGCTGACTGCTGATTATAGACAGCTTGAGGTTAACACGTTGGAACGTCCTCTTCGACGTATTCGCTAAATTCAAAGCATTGAGAATGACTTGAAACCCAATTTATTAACCATTAGTTTCTAATCGTTTTCATCCATTTAATTAGGGCAAACTAAACATTCTTTCAACTAATCCAAAGGTCTCCAACAAGTGGAAAATAGGTATTAACATTATGACAAAATGACagagaaaatttaattgaattagaTTACCGCACCTTTCGCATCGAGAAGCCCCTGTGCCCTTCTTAATCATCTGACCTTTGTTTTCGTTCTAGCAACGGAGACCTCCCGGCGTGGCTATGGACGAGAGCACCGTGGGTTTTGCCAACAAAGGTACTTTTTGTATGAAACTTCGAAGCCAAGCGTTGGCAACGACTGAACTTTCACGCAACCATCGCTGCTTCAGGAATCGCTTTGGCCATCGGTGGAAAGGAAAATCGGTGTCATTTGAGACAACTTTTAAACGTGATTTGAGTACAAGCCAAAGAGTGGTTCATCAAGCATGCGAGAGCGGCCCGGAGCGAGCGGTGCACAACTAGAAAAtgataacattttattaaagttTGCACCGAAGTTGAGCGTACTATTTGCAAAAAGGGCGAAGGGCCCATCACCGTCCGGAAACAATGTTTTCTATCTAAGGTGTCATCTCTTCCGGGGAGTGTCCGCGAACTATTTTGCGCACGGGCCACCGTCGTGATTCGGTGGGCGTTGGTTGCTGCAGTTAATGCAGACCGGCTTGTATCGTTAGCGTTGGAGTATAGCCGGAgctggagccggagccggagttaTCCTTATTCTTCAAACCCCCACGTTACGAGTCTTTTGTGAAGTCCAAAGAGAGCAGCCGCATATCGGGGCGACGAAAATTTGTCAGCTCCTTGCTGCCAGTTACgaaactcgtcgtcgtcgtcgctgcctTTGGCGGTATAAAAGTGTGTTGCCGCCACCCGGAACCTTGTGCCCGGAGAGGGATACAAAGTTTATTAAATCTTGCAAACTATGGTGCAGTGTGTCACACATTTTTACTCCGTTGGCTCTGTCCTGGTCGTGCATTTTGCACAGCGAAGCATTGGCAgtaaacgaacaaaaaaaaaagaagtttcATAAGTTCTCGGctccacagcacagcacaaacTGCGACAAATGATTGACACAATCGAATTTTTCGATAACTTTGTTACAGTAGCACGGCGTGCCGGAAGTTTCCGGGGGAGGAAAATTTGTTACACCGATTTACAGTGCGCTGGGCGAACTATTTTGAGTACCCACGAGACCCCGGGCGAAGAACAAAGTTTCGCACATTATAATGTGTCAGCCCGCCGATCGTGGCGCTGTGATACACAACTTTATGCTCCTTACTTTCCAGCGACTGGCTTCGGGGGGCACTGCAGATTATCGTTCGATCGAAAGGGCTAACCAGTTTATAACGAATTCGAAGAACAAAAGGATCAGGACGCAAATACTGTTTTTTATTCACTTCCCTTACTTGTTTGTTTCGACAAACTATGCTTGGCATATGCTGTGCATTGCTTGTACTGTAGGGAATAAAAACCGACCGCCGTTCCGAGAATGGAGATAAAACCCGGAACAACAGCCGGGTTGCGGACGCAGAGAGTGGTCTGCGGACCCACAGGATGGTGACCCGGATCGGCCAATGAAACCAGCCAAGGCTAGGCTTTGATAAGCGTTACACATTCCAGGGCTAGTCGACCCttcgatgtaaacaaacgaaactaAATTTCATAAATGGATTAGCTTGTAGCGCTTCGACGGCCAGGCGACCTGCCGGGGTCCTTTATACTGCTACTACCACATTCAAAAGCTACATATAAAAGGACGTTCCATATTAGCATGCGTCAACATGAAATAATACATTCACCATCGACCTCATTTTTTCCCGTGCGATGGGAGtattttcccggcccggctttcCCATgggatggaaattgaaacgCCTAAACAAATATCACCGAGTGGAGTCTGTGAAGTACTTCGGTGGAGCGTTGTTTCctcttttgtgttttttttgttattgttacCCTTTACAAAACAACGTGCAAAGTAACAGCCCAACCGTAACTAACTAAAAGCAAATGGTTTTTGCATCGCAAATATTAGGTTTCATATGGTACACACCTTTGGATTTCTTTAATTTGCCTCTGCTTGGAAATATGATGGATTTAAGAACTACGGCCATAACAACTGTTTCCAAATATTATGTTTTGGACACTATGTTTATGTAACTACCTATCATAAATCGAGCACTCTATCCGTAAATAATTCAAGCGGCCATTCTTTGTTTGGAATAAAACATTGTTGAATTCATACTAATGTTGAAACCGTTTtatgtggtttttttttcaggtACTCAATAGGTCCGATTTTACTGTCCGATCCACATGCATTTTGATCTGTACAAAATTATAATGTGACGTAAATGAGAAAGATGACAGATTTTTCTTAGCtcaatattaattttatgtaCTTCACTTTATAACTACATAATACTTAAAGATGAAATGTTGAtcacacaaaaacaacataccaaaaacaaatgttatttttatatGCCCAGCAATGTCCGCCGTTGAACACGATTTTTTGCATTCAAATGCCGGCGCTCAGCAGCCGATATAACAGACTCAGCTTCGCATTCCAAAAATTCCATCGCACGCTAGTGTGTTTTATAGTGTCCAAATGCCAGCATACGCCCAGAGATGGATGAGCACGCCATAGGCGCGACGGTTGCAACGGCCATTCGAGCGCGGATGTTTTGTGCGTTGCCATGCAGAAGTGGCACCACTCTATGCTCCACGTGGGAATATCATTTTCGCGACACAATCGTCATCAACCGGGCGAGGGCGAGGACGTGGGATTTTACGATCAGTGTGCTGCCGGCCCGATATCCCCGGTCGGCGCCATTTGCGCGACTCGACCATCTAAATCTCCTCGCAAACTACAGCGCAGCGAGCCGTGTGCCGAgagaaaatggccgccgccgctagccTTTCGATGACACTGGCGGCCattgtaatttttttgttgtcgtccATCCCGTGTGGCGAACAGTTGCTGAGCTAGAATTGGGCCCGATGTTTTGCGTAGTTTGTGATAGCGAACGTATAATAAAACTGCCAGCTGGTCGGGGTTTGCTGGCGTGTGTGAAGCTAAATACTTGGTTCGTTGGCGTGTGGTTGTGCACGGGGTAAATTGTTTTGACGTTgttcggtgctggtggcgggcATATTGGGCGTCTAAACATACCGACCACCATGTTTCGGCGGTGCAGCCTTAAACCACGTTTCTTTCGCTACTTTGCTTCGGTCCCAGCCCAAGGGTGCCGTTGGACGGCTCTGACGTGCACTGCGAGCCCCAGACGGGTGTCAAGACGCCAGCGAGCTCCACTATACTGCAagtgttcctgtttttttctaccgaaagcaatttattttccgctcGAAAATTCCTTTTGAAGATGACAAAAAGTCCCCGCCAGAAGCGGTGCGCTCTGAGACGTTTCAGCGTCTCAGAGCAAAGCCTCGTAATGGTAGTGAACGATTTGGCTACCAGGTAGCCTGATAGGACCACCGCCTGTTAAGCTGGATGCGCGCGGCCTGTTAGTTTCTTTTCTACCATGTCACAAACAGGGACCCGGAGTGTTCCCAGAGAACGGGAAGAATGTTTTAAGACTGTGTGTCGCAGCGTAAAGGCGTAACACATGAGCAATGTTGCCGGAGACGGCGATCCAAAATAGCTTGTGGCTTCTTCGCCCACTGGAAAACAAGCGGGTGGCAATTTCTGAGAAATGCAAGAAATGTCTTCACATACTCGAGGTCGAGCAAAGCGGGTCCATACCGGGcgggaccatcatcatcccatTACCAGCGCCATCACCATAGGAACCATCGGTTTCCAGGGACAATGTATGAAAAGCGTTCCCTTGTTGACCGTCTTTTGAAATGTCTTCGCCGTCCGCCGAGCAGGCCGACCGTAAATGAACTGCCACAGACAgggcgctggctgctgcttgCGAGACCACAGACCAAGCATTTAGAGACGGTCACAAACGGTCATCCGTAAGGTCTGCACAGGGACCGATAGGATCGCCTGTAGGTGGGACATTATCATTCCCGGGTTCCCCGCAAGAGGCCCCCTTCGGAAGGTCTATTTATACATTTGTGTCTTTATCGTTAGCCAAATGGTACGTAGCGCAATGGCAGCCCAAATTTGATGTCCTGTGCGGCGGCAGATCGGCATCAATCCGGTTCAGAGGAACCGCAcgtggtgcgtgcgtgggAAATGATCCATTTCTTCGACTGTGAGCACCGATATcggcaccgtcaccgccgcAGCGACCTTAGATTCCCAAAAAGTGTCACTTTCCGACAAAAAAATATTGACATCCATCTTTCTGGTGACTTCCATCACGATGGGAATTAATCAGGTTTTGATTTCCTGTTTTGTAACCGCGTTCGCATCGCGGCACAGATCGCAATAGATATAGGCGATGCCACGCACGTGTTCAGCAGCCAGAAGAGTTGAGGTCGAGCTGATAGGCGCAGGGTGGTTTACGGGCCGAGTGCGCGGGGGGGTTGTGGTCTACCTTCCCCGAGCGGCCTCGGCACCCGGTGTGTAGGTGTGACGTGGAGAGTCCACTTTTGACACCGGGAGCCCCTGAGCTGACAGGGAACACATCGCCCTAGAGAGCAATCGGGGTTTTCGGGCCGGAAGCGCCCGGAGTCTGTGATCCATTTAAGGATCCCCTTTCTAGGggacccgtcgtcgtcgacgtcgactGCTGTCGCAGGCTTTAACGTTGATGGACGTGTGCGTTGGGCGAACACTGCCTCACCTTCACCGGGTGGGAATACTCCCGTGAACCGAGCCCATCACCGATCGGCTGGAAACTCTGGTGCTCGGGCGCATGTGGCTTGCGGTatcgtaaaataataaattgattGTTAATGCATCGTCAAGCTTGATAGGATTTTGACGCTTGGACGCTCCGATGGATGACAGACATTTGAGTGTGCTGTCGGGCCGTGTGAACCGTGCGTGCATGGGCTGGCCTGCGAAACCCCAGCCGGGCACCCTGTGGAACAAATTCTGTGACCAGAATTTTCAATCCGCCCAAAAACACGTCCGAGCCCTCGTCTCGGTCGGCGGTAGCTACtcgtgtttgatttatgaccAGGTTCTTCATCGCTCGCTGTCAGCTGCattgaacaagatttattcGAATCAAAAGCCGGACCGAATGACGTTGGCAGTCCGTTGGGAAGGGAACGAAGGCCTGGCCGTTCGTTGGGTGTCACTGAAATTGACTTCACTTTTGCTCTCTATAAAACTGACAATATTTAAATGCGATATCAGGAGTCTGAGTTGGCACCGGGGCCACTGGGCTCGCAACTCGTCCTGGTTCGCTGGAACATGTCGTGAGTGGGTCGATCGTAAACCACCCGCCCGAAGGTGGGTGGGTTGATCGTAAAGCTTTTCGTCGGTGGTCAAATGCCCATACACAGGATAGCACAGGATACCACTCACGTAAAGTTGGATCATTAACGAGCATCAGTacgtcgccaccgccaacagcTGCTGCAGTGGCGTACACACAGTACGTGACATTTTAACGACAGACCTCGGCCTGCCTCGGCGGTTGAAGGTGACATAAAACAGCCACCAACTTTTTTTTGGTACCCGTAATCCGGCGTAATTGTTTCGCAAAAAGCAGACCCAAGACCCTCGGCGCACGCGCGCCGGGAATATAAAATTAACAGCGCGGCACGCGGCTTTGGGCGCGTGCAGATCAATTTCAGGCGTGCGTCGCGGGTCACATTAGTCATTAGTATGCGCCCATCTGGGGAACCGTTATGCGATGCCATTTTCACATCGTCTGCCGCGCCGTCGAAGCTGATCACAATTATACCTCCCACGCCAATAACGCCCTGCCGGCAGCTTGGTGACTCATTAAAAGTGTTAGGTGATTCCGAAAGTAATAGCGGATTGGGCGGATTTTGGGTGGACGAAAAGGGTAAAGTTCCCTTCAGACATTCAGAGCCACATTTTCGAAAGAACATTCTGAAACGTTCGAAATACTATTCTGAAGTCGTTTTACAGGTATTAATTAGAGTGTATCCAGTTTCATAAATACTTTCATAGCGCGTCGTGTGGCATTATTTCGCTCAACAGAATCACATTCGCGAATTTACAAAAATCAGCTATGGCTCCTGGACACCCGTAGAGGTGTATAGGGTCGTTGCCCTTAGTTCAGTtcatcaaatcatcatcaaattGTGCAATGCGTATCGTTTTGGGGTCAGTGTAACATCGACTCAGGGACTCCTTACAAGAAtatgtttagtttttatttgatACTGTGCTACGCAAACGATCGAAGGTGAGAGGCCGTAGTTACTACTGATTGCTACATTCATATTGTATATGCAAATTACATTGATTTGATCGTTGAGATAATGCACCATTTAAACTTTTATAATCATGATTATTCCAGTTAACTTTCAAATTTCGTGCAGCTTTAGTTTTGAAAGAAGAACGAAGATAAAAAGGACCAGGAGTTGCAAGTATTACAAATTAAGGCAGTGTTAAGATAAGTAACCGCTATCTTGGTAAAGATTTTGGTTTCCTCTTTCGAATAACATTTTTGTGGCGAGTGGAACGCCGTCAGGATACTAAATTAGCAATCGATTGAGGGTGCCAAACTTAGGCCGAACTACCGAGCCAGCAATAACGATAACCAGTAATAGTAATAACAATTTTAAAGTTAGATAGTGTACCATTTTCCCCCAAGCCGCCGAATGAAACTCGTCAGAACTTTCAGTTCACCCGAATAATTATGATCCACCAAATAAATTGCCATTTCTGGGCTGCCAGAGCTCCTGGGTGTTCGGTCGCCAAATCAGGTGAAAGGCGATACCGACAGTCGAAACAGACCACGGAAATCCTGAAGGAAGCAACGATTTTCCCGTATGCAAAAATTTtatattggaaaagtttcatcGTCACTTCTCGTCtgacggtggcaccggtggggCGGTGCGTGGTTTTGCCGGAAACTCGACATGCATGTAAGGAGCCGTGATTCCGGAAGCCGTATGAATATTATGCGACAGCTTGCGATCGGCGGCAGTTAAGGATATTCCGAACATTCACACTCCGTTTTACCATTCAGAGCGCGTGGCACCGTTCGATTGTGAAATTGCTTTCGTTGGGCGAAGAATTATGGGGAACTTTTCGAAACCAGCAATAGCTTCAAAAGTGTTCGGGGCAGTGGCCGATTCAGCGGAATTTGTCGTGCGGACTAAAACGAATgcgcaccaaccaaccaaccaaccagatCGGCAGATGTTTCTAATCGATGTGCAattagagagagagcccgATTTAAAGAGGGATCCCTTTTCTTATCCGTTTTTGGCATCCTTAAATCATTCTCCGTTGCGTCAGCCTTCCGGGGACCGGAGTTTGCTGGCCCTGGTTTGCTCGCACCAGAAGGtgacaatttattttctcgttcgaggactttttttttcgcccagATTTTGCGATTTCTGGAGCGCGAAATTCGATTTACACTATTTTACGGGGACATTCTGCTTCCGTGCCGTTCGAGCAGCTGGTTCGGAAGATTATGTTGCAAATTGTGGAGGCTCGCTGGGCTTCGTTGTACGCCCCGAAGGGAAGCTGAGGTTGCTGAAGATGGCTTCGGCCGTGCACTTTGGATCCGGATCTTCGAACCCGACCGACACCACTGCGAAAGACGCCGTGCGCCCAGACCAGGCCGACAAAAAGTGCAACTCCGATCGGGGCGTATCAATCCTGCCCCATCATAACCGGAGCATTATGTTGGGTCGTCTTACGAGCCGTTGTTTCGAACGACCGTAACAAATTGCAAATGCAAATACGCTCCATCTCCGTCCGGTTGGCTTCTGGCACTCCACTGGGCCGTGTTATGCTGGATGTCGTTGTTCTCGCATGACCGAATCGGAAAAGACTTGACTTCTTCACCGCACACACGAAAGACCGCTGCACCGGGGGCTTATCATCGGCTGCGGCTGTCGAACGTAATCCGGTATGAATATTTAATCCCAAACTCGAAACAAGTGCCGGGGTGCCCGGGCCTGCAATTCATCGACTCTGCATAAACATGATTCAGTTTCCATGCAGCTTTCCATTCATTTTTGCTACACACAGTGTCtccagccatccagccagccagccgactGGCTGTTGTTTTCCACTTCAATCAATGTTagttttccgttgttttttagACACCCTCCCCCCGCCTTATTTGTATGCTCAGGAACACCCCGggtgccgtggccgggagcgggagcataaattttcgTCAAGAGCTTGTTTACGaattgaata
It includes:
- the LOC128272634 gene encoding low-density lipoprotein receptor isoform X2 — protein: MGHPLMTMKAGILLLTLCVLAPMHDASGSKLGKLSMEEAITKEQVLKNNMIPEQESAIAQGGTSELAKSTAAPINVTTAVKSTTGFSNEFNMTLKCGERHFRCGNGQCIHISFVCDGEDDCNDESDEKVDVCKVKETVCSEDKFRCKNGRCILKRWQCDGEKDCADGSDEDAEKCQTKVCSSEEFTCRSGTGNCIPLSWMCDQNRDCADGSDEMSCNETCRSDEFTCANGRCIQKRWVCDRDDDCGDGSDERSCQPTTCDPQKQFSCAENYCITSKWRCDGETDCPDGSDERGCASPPPPIASTCLPMEYQCNDRVTCIHRSWICDGEKDCPKGDDEMLPVCSNVTCRSDQFQCKKDRICINGHFFCNGKKDCPDGSDELNCGGSTNSAKCNSKTEFDCGGGMCIPLSKVCDKKPDCPMFQDEPADKCGKNECLENNGGCSQQCVDTPAGYYCDCKPGFKLSDNKTCVDIDECEEPGSCSQNCTNEIGTFKCECVEGYLRDPRDHTRCKATEGHASLLFARRHDIRKISLDHREMTSIVNDTKSATALDFVFRTGMIYWSDVSERRIYKAPIDEGSDKTVVVKDQLVTSDGLAVDWIYNHIYFTDIKKSTIELTNFDGNMGKVLIQDDLEIPRAIALDPIEGWMYWSDWGTTPRIERAGMDGTHRQVIVSYEVKWPNGITLDLVRKRVYWVDAKLNVISSCNYDGSQRTVILYSADYLRHPFSITTFEDHIYWTDWDKEAVFKANKFTGKDVEPVTAMHMLQHPMTIHVYHPYRQPDGVNHCQAVNGHCSHLCLPAPQISASSPKISCACPTGLKLMSDSLMCVEDESQPASRDDDTDSTERQASGELGSNNATMRNGTDGTIIHPGVVEDDSGQVAIIAIIIIGCVIGLVLAVTWCLYRHHVHRNSTSMNFDNPVYRKTTEDQFSLEKNMQSRMYPSTVGEEAQEPLNKPATNDFV
- the LOC128272634 gene encoding low-density lipoprotein receptor-related protein 8 isoform X1, whose amino-acid sequence is MGHPLMTMKAGILLLTLCVLAPMHDASGSKLGKLSMEEAITKEQVLKNNMIPEQESAIAQGGTSELAKSTAAPINVTTAVKSTTGFSNEFNMTLKCGERHFRCGNGQCIHISFVCDGEDDCNDESDEKVDVCKVKETVCSEDKFRCKNGRCILKRWQCDGEKDCADGSDEDAEKCQTKVCSSEEFTCRSGTGNCIPLSWMCDQNRDCADGSDEMSCNETCRSDEFTCANGRCIQKRWVCDRDDDCGDGSDERSCQPTTCDPQKQFSCAENYCITSKWRCDGETDCPDGSDERGCASPPPPIASTCLPMEYQCNDRVTCIHRSWICDGEKDCPKGDDEMLPVCSNVTCRSDQFQCKKDRICINGHFFCNGKKDCPDGSDELNCGGNTNSAKCNSKTEFDCGGGMCIPLSKVCDKKPDCPMFQDEPADKCGKNECLENNGGCSQQCVDTPAGYYCDCKPGFKLSDNKTCVDIDECEEPGSCSQNCTNEIGTFKCECVEGYLRDPRDHTRCKATEGHASLLFARRHDIRKISLDHREMTSIVNDTKSATALDFVFRTGMIYWSDVSERRIYKAPIDEGSDKTVVVKDQLVTSDGLAVDWIYNHIYFTDIKKSTIELTNFDGNMGKVLIQDDLEIPRAIALDPIEGWMYWSDWGTTPRIERAGMDGTHRQVIVSYEVKWPNGITLDLVRKRVYWVDAKLNVISSCNYDGSQRTVILYSADYLRHPFSITTFEDHIYWTDWDKEAVFKANKFTGKDVEPVTAMHMLQHPMTIHVYHPYRQPDGVNHCQAVNGHCSHLCLPAPQISASSPKISCACPTGLKLMSDSLMCVEDESQPASRDDDTDSTERQASGELGSNNGNIIASSANASSSSNSSSPSSSSSSHDGGRRNWQTTLTLPGLSPPGLIPVRTNITNSLHLTAICTNLTRVVAIMERLRSAKTVRDRDALVRSYMHRVPATDGGPPQYSYWEQRKRFNLLENLFPPGPADAEERAQAEAAAQHRALYDNELAASLEHVRWLCERYRATMRNGTDGTIIHPGVVEDDSGQVAIIAIIIIGCVIGLVLAVTWCLYRHHVHRNSTSMNFDNPVYRKTTEDQFSLEKNMQSRMYPSTVGEEAQEPLNKPATNDFV